AAAAGATGGATAATGAGGAGTTCCTGAATTCAAATTACCTTGTTTTCTGCACCAAAAAGGGGATTATTAAAAAAACAACCCTTGAGGAATTCAGCCGGCCCCGTGCTTCCGGCATCAATGCAATCACGATTCGTGAAGGAGATGAATTGCTGGAAGTTAAAATGACCGATGGCAGGAAAGAAGTGCTTATGGCTGTAAAGTCAGGCAAAGCAATTCGATTCAATGAAGAGAAGGTTAGACCTATGGGAAGAACAGCGGCTGGTGTGATTGGTATTGATTGCGCTGATAATGACGAAGTTGTTGGTATGATCTGTGTTGACAAGCACGACGATGCACAAACTATACTGGTTGTGTCGGAAAAGGGTTATGGAAAAAGAACGGATATTGATGAGTACCGCATAACAAATAGGGGGGCAAAAGGAGTGAAAACCTTAAATATTACCCCAAAAACAGGCTCATTAGTCACCATAAAAAATGTTACGAATCAGGACGATCTCATGATTATTAATAAAACCGGCGTTACCATAAGAATGTCTGTATCAGACATTAAAGTGATTGGCAGAGCGACACAGGGCGTAAGGCTAATTAAGCTTAGCAGCAACGACGAGATTGCGAGTGTTGCAAAGATTGAGATGGATGCCGAAAAGAGCATTGATAATGAACCTGATGACGAGAACAGGTCAAATGAGAAACAAGGCGATATGTTTAGCCCTAATTAATTACCTAACCAAATAATGAAGAAAATGATCAAAAAACTTGTTTGGACAATTGTCTACATAAATGTGTTTTACGGAACTGTATTTTCCCAGTCTTCACAGGTGGTAAGTGCTTGGAATTATGTTAAGTACGGGCAATTTGAAGAGGCCAAAACTGCAATCAATCAAGCCATATTGGATCCGAAAACGAGCACATGGCCTAAAACGTGGTTTTATCGTGGAAGTATTTACCTGGCAATATACGATGATACCACCTTCAGAAAGAAAAATCCTGATGCTTTACCAGAGGCTATCAGATCTTATGAAAAATCAATGGAGGTAAGCAATGGTGGAAAAAATGAATACAAAGATCAGATACTGGCTGGATTACAGGAATGCGCACTCAATTCTTTCAATGAAGGAGTCAAGCCATATAATGATAAGATGTATCAACAGGCATATAACTCCTTTAAGCAATCATCTGAGGTTTACAAGTACATCAACCAAACATTTAATCTGAAAAATGTAGATACGCTGGCAACATTGTATGCGGCTCATGCAGCAACAAAACTTAAGCAATATAAAGAAGCAGAAACGCTCTATAAATCGTTGCTGGAACAAGGCATTTCAGACGCTGACATTTATGCAAATATGGGCGAGATGTACCTTGGTATGGGTGATACCAGTCAGGCAATTCAGGTTATATCAAAAGGTACGGCACTTTATCCTAATGATAAAGGTCTAATGATTCAAGAATTGAATGTTTATCTGTATTCCAAGAAGTTTGATGAAGCCGAAAAGAAGCTTCAATTGGCAATTCAGAAAGATCCCAAGTTTATTCCATTGTACATTCAACTGGCCAATATCTATGAACAAAAGGGCGATACCGCCAATGCAAGGAA
Above is a genomic segment from Chitinophagales bacterium containing:
- a CDS encoding tetratricopeptide repeat protein, encoding MKKMIKKLVWTIVYINVFYGTVFSQSSQVVSAWNYVKYGQFEEAKTAINQAILDPKTSTWPKTWFYRGSIYLAIYDDTTFRKKNPDALPEAIRSYEKSMEVSNGGKNEYKDQILAGLQECALNSFNEGVKPYNDKMYQQAYNSFKQSSEVYKYINQTFNLKNVDTLATLYAAHAATKLKQYKEAETLYKSLLEQGISDADIYANMGEMYLGMGDTSQAIQVISKGTALYPNDKGLMIQELNVYLYSKKFDEAEKKLQLAIQKDPKFIPLYIQLANIYEQKGDTANARKTYEQAIAIEPDNFDAQYRLGAMYYNEAVELNNTMNKLDLNQQKQYDLLKVQRDATFKKSLPYLENAHRQDAKDMDTMIALKELYARLNMTEKLTLIKGEIDAAKQ